In the genome of Roseovarius sp. Pro17, the window TGGTCCGTTCGGCGTGCTGGGCTTGCTCTTTACGCCGACGGCGATGATCATCGCGCAGATTGTCATCATCGTGCCGCTGATCGCGTCTATCGCACACCAGTCGCTGCGCGAGCTGTGGGCCGAGTATCACGATCTGCTGATTTCAATGAATACCACGCGGGCGCAGCGGATCGGGGCGCTGCTGCATGACGGGCGGCGCGCATTACTGACGGCGGCACTGGCAGGCTTTGGTCGAGGCATCGGCGAGGTGGGCGCGATCATGGTTGTCGGCGGGAATATCGACCACGCGACGCGGGTCATGACCACCGCCATCGCGCTGGAAACGGGCAAGGGCAATTTTGCGCTGGCACTTGGCCTTGGGTTTATCCTGATCGCGCTGTCCATCGCGATTAACCTCGCCATTCATGCCCTTAGCCGGACCGAAACGGGGGGCAGGTGGTGAGCGCTCTTTTGCCAATGACCATGAAGGGCGCAAGCGTCCACCGGCGCGGCAAGCGGTTGATCGGGCCGATTAATCTGACGCTTGAGGGACAGGGGATCACGGCCCTCATCGGTCCAAACGGCGCGGGAAAATCAACCCTTCTCAAGGCGCTGCATGGTCTTGAGCGTCTGAGCCAAGGAACGATCACGTGGGCGTGCCCGCGAGATGAGGCGCGGCGCAGGCAGGCCTTCGTTTTTCAGACGCCGGTCATGCTGCGCCGCTCGGTTCTGGACAATCTGGCCTATCCGCTCCGCCTCAGCGGCACGCCCCGCGCTGCTGCCCGCGCCGCCGCCGAGGAATGGTGCGCACGCATCGGCCTTGCCGGGATGGAGGGGCGGCCTGCCACGGTTCTGTCGGGCGGCGAAAAGCAAAAGCTGGCCCTCTCGCGCGCGCTAATCATAGAGCCCGCTCTGCTTTTTCTGGACGAGCCGTCGGCCTCGCTGGACGGTCGTGCAACGCGCGAGATCGAGGCGCTATTGGCGGTTGCAACCGGCGCTGGAACACGTATCGTTATGGCGACCCACGACATGGGACAGGCAAGGCGTCTGGCCCGAGAGGTAATTTTTCTGCGCGGCGGCAACGTTCATGAAAACGCCCCCGCGATCAATTTTTTCGATGCCCCCACCACGAATGCGGCTACCGCGTTCCTCGCTGGCGACATCGTAGAATAACCCCCGATACGCTTTGACTAAAAGGAGTCTTTGACATGCGTAAAATCACCCTAGCCATGGCTATTGCGCTGACAGGTGGTGCGGCAGCTCATGCCGAGGAAATGAAGATGGCGGTGACGACCAGCTTCCACAATTCCGGCCTCGCCGAGGTGCTGCTGCCCGAAATCAAGAAGGATACCGGCATTGACGTGCAACTGCTGGTCGTTGGCACCGGTCAGGCGATCAAGCTGGGCGAAGCGGGCGATGTCGACGCGATTCTGGTCCATGCCAAGGCCGCCGAAGAGAAATTCGTCGAGGCCGGGCACGGCACGCATCGCCGCGCGATCATGTATAACGACTTTGTAATCATCGGCCCCAACGCCGACCCGGCAGGCGTGAAATCCGCCGATGATGCCGCCGGTGCGCTTAGCGCCATCGAAGCGGCTGAGGCGCCCTTTGTCAGTCGCGGCGACGAAAGTGGCACTCACAAGAAAGAGCTTAGCCTGTGGGACGCCGCCGGCATTGATGCCAGCACTGCCGGAGATTGGTACAAACCCGTCGGCGCGGGTATGGGCGCGGCGCTGAATACGGCGTCGGGCATGGACGCCTACATCATGTCGGATCGCGCAAGCTGGTTGAATTTCGGCAATAAGGGCGATCTGGCGCTGCTGTTCGCGGGCGATCCGGTGTTGTTTAACCAATACGCCTACCTTCCGGTCAACCCCGATAAGGGCGACTACATCAAGAGCGATCTGGCCGCAGAACTGGAAGGCTGGCTGACCAGCGTCCGCGCCAAGGATCTGATCGACGGCTACCGCATCGCGGGCGAGCAGTTGTTCACCTTCAACGCTGAGATGACGGACATGTCCAAAGCTGCCGAGTGATCTTCTGATCGGTTGTGAACGAACGCGGCGCACCCTTTCCGGGGTGCGCCGTTTTTGATTTGGGGTAAC includes:
- a CDS encoding ABC transporter permease, whose amino-acid sequence is MNDLWDGFAQAAWLIVSLDPDLYEIAWRSLCVTGAALAIACVIALPLAAFLAVQRFRWRRGTIAILNAMMGLPPVVVGLIVYVLLSRSGPFGVLGLLFTPTAMIIAQIVIIVPLIASIAHQSLRELWAEYHDLLISMNTTRAQRIGALLHDGRRALLTAALAGFGRGIGEVGAIMVVGGNIDHATRVMTTAIALETGKGNFALALGLGFILIALSIAINLAIHALSRTETGGRW
- a CDS encoding substrate-binding domain-containing protein → MRKITLAMAIALTGGAAAHAEEMKMAVTTSFHNSGLAEVLLPEIKKDTGIDVQLLVVGTGQAIKLGEAGDVDAILVHAKAAEEKFVEAGHGTHRRAIMYNDFVIIGPNADPAGVKSADDAAGALSAIEAAEAPFVSRGDESGTHKKELSLWDAAGIDASTAGDWYKPVGAGMGAALNTASGMDAYIMSDRASWLNFGNKGDLALLFAGDPVLFNQYAYLPVNPDKGDYIKSDLAAELEGWLTSVRAKDLIDGYRIAGEQLFTFNAEMTDMSKAAE
- a CDS encoding ATP-binding cassette domain-containing protein, which gives rise to MVSALLPMTMKGASVHRRGKRLIGPINLTLEGQGITALIGPNGAGKSTLLKALHGLERLSQGTITWACPRDEARRRQAFVFQTPVMLRRSVLDNLAYPLRLSGTPRAAARAAAEEWCARIGLAGMEGRPATVLSGGEKQKLALSRALIIEPALLFLDEPSASLDGRATREIEALLAVATGAGTRIVMATHDMGQARRLAREVIFLRGGNVHENAPAINFFDAPTTNAATAFLAGDIVE